The sequence TTCCTCGGAGGCGTATGCAggtttgattaaaataaatCCCTCTATGTGGAAAGAACCATGATTGAAAGTATTTGTTAACTAGATCAGCCATATTGGACTCTCCATGTCAACGAGAGCCCTTTCTCCATAGTTTCTCAGCAGTACAGACACAAACTCACCCTTGTTATGTTTTATCAAACAAGCTTCAATTACAACAGCCAACAAATCACATAGTCAATAAACTTGGCAACACAGTGACAGAATGTAATTCTCCATTTTCAATCAAGTATCTAAAATAAAACACTTCTTCTAGCTATAACCAACATTGTTATAATACCTTGCACATATTTGGGGGGCACAATTTGCAACCATGAGGAGTTGAATTTAAATCATGAAAAGGTAAGATTCTAAGCCGTCCCTCCTCATTAACAAAACTCGGATTGGTATCTATCCGAGAAAAGCAACCCCACACACCATGATGTTCCAAGATTGTCTCAATGTAAAACAAATTGGCATCGCTAATTATCCTCAACTCACATCTGAAACAAATACATTATTTGCCACCCACAACCATTTTATCAATCAGCAACAAATAGCAATTCACTAATAACAACAAATAAGCTACAAGCTGGTCAAGAAAACTTTACCCAAGAGCATGAGCTGCTTTAATAGCAGCAATTATATGCTGATCCAATGGAGTTCCTTTCAGGCACTCTGCCATGTCCTCGACGGTTTTGCCTTGTGAATGAAGCTCCTCCAACATCCTATCCTACAAATAATTaaccaaaaacaacaaaataaatcaatgagTTAATGATAATTAAACAAACCCACTTCTTTTTACTGCTAATAAAttcattgaattattaaaaaaaaaaaaattatctgtttAAGATATTAAAGCTCAATACCTAGTCAAGGTCCAAGTCCAATCCTTCTggtgtagcaaaaaaaaaatcctaatccaACTTGGGTTCAAGCAAAGAAATCCTTATACTTGTATTGCAAGTCGTGTAAACctattagtttagggtttagcCTCCTATAAATACCTTGATATGGGTTTATTGTAAGACACAATGCTTAATAGTTGAAGTATAGCCATCAAGGGTTTTCTGCTATGGACGTAGGCTGTTAGGTTGAACCATataaattctctttttttctctttcttatgcTTTAGCTCGctacattattttatttccttctttctaCTTTCACATGATATCATAGTTATGTTgtattttctatcttttctaACACAATATCAAAGCCAAAATTTGATCATCTACCCTAattcaaacccaatttttttgcAAGCAATACCATCATCCTCTAACCTAAGTGTTGCTGCATTAATGCCTCCAAAGTTCTTGGCATCAAGCAGCTTGTTCATACATCTTACAATGAACAACTTTCTTCTTGACATGTCCAAGCAATGCATTGCTGTGTGGTTCTTTTTTGCAAGTTCTTTGGTGGCACATGATTTGTGGTGGAAGAGCTAAATAGCCTATGTTAGCATTAAAAATAGCTTCAACTGGGAAGTTAAGGACATTATAATCAAGGCCGAAATTCAAATGAAGAGGCAGAGGATCTTGCTTTTGGATACATGGAAATCACCTATTGAATTGATACGCCTAGGAGGTCATTATGATTTCCTTGTAAAGTGTGATCTGAAGGAACTTGGAGCTCACACACTGGTCTGCACTGCATTGTACAATGATGGTGACGGTGAATGTAAATATCTACCACAGTTTTTCAAGTTAATTGTCGCCAATCCACTTTCAGTTTGACAAAAGTTCATGTGGTTAGTAAAACTATATATGTGGATGCTTGCATTTAAAATCACACAAAATCAAACCTTTTTAAAAGCCAAGTTGACTTTGAGCCCACGCAACATTGGAGCGAAACAATATTAAAAGCCAATGAGCACACCCATTTATCTTCAAGTATAACAATCTCTTCTTCCATGCAACGCAATTGTATCTATACTTCTTCAGCCTTCCTTCCCAGCAGTGTCTCCTCCAATGGTAATCCTATAGTTGTTTAAGCACTACTCTTGGATCTTTGCCTTCTGAGCATCTTTTCAAGTATTTAAGAACTCTAGTACAATAGTACAACACTCTATTAGTTCACATCTTTAAACCATTATATCAAGGTTCTCTCTTTCACCATTGCTACAACACTACTGGCCACTCTGCAGATCATCCTAATTTCTTACCTACCGTGGACATTCAAACAATCTTTTGAAATATGATATTCTCTCACAAGGCAATCTTGGTAGTTTCAACTATATTAAATGTGCACGTGCATCTTTCTTTTGCACCTGGTTGTCAGCATTGCTTCTGATCAAGCATCCGCAATATCTTGGCTAAGTATCACAAGCCACACTGATTGGTAGCCTCTTTTATCAGCTTTTGCTCTGATCATGTGTCTTTATCATCTTTAGGCCACATTACTCAGACCACACCTCTGATCAGTATCTTTACTGGCTACTTTCTATCATGCGTCTCTATCATCTTTAGGCCACGTTACTCAGACCACACCTCTGATCAGTATCTTTACTGGCTACTTTCTATCATGCGTCTCTATCATCTTCAGGCAATCATGCCTCTGATCATTAGCCTCCACATGTATCACATGCATTGTACTCATCATTCAAGCCTTAATCATGGCGTGCATCTGGCCTTCCTAGCTTGTTATCAACACTTCATTTGGTCTACCTCAAATTTGGTCATGAATTTCATCAAGgtcttagtttttcttttttcttttttcaaattcaagttGTCTTCAAGTCTCCAACTCGAGTTTGAGGGAATGTTAAAgatatcaaagcccaattccTAGTTAACACCTAAGTCCAATTCAACCTGGTGTGCAACCAAAGAAATCCTAGTCTAACTTGGTGTGCAAGTAAAGAAATCTTAATTCTACTTGTATTGCCAATCATGTAAACCTATTAGCCTAGAGTTTTTTTATAAACCTATTCGCCTAGAGTTTAGTCACCTATAAATACCCTTTGTGGATTCATTGTAATACACAACACTAATTAGTTAGAACACTCACATCAGCCAATGTATAAAAGCATCATGGGTAAATTTTGCACATACAACTCCAAAATATACCCACATCCGTTCATATAAACTTGTGTAAATATGGATTGTTACTACAGTAACAGCATAAATATACACAGATACTATTCACATccaaatctatttttaataatactCATATTgagagtaataaaaaattgataaagaaatactattttaatgaaatgtaatgtaaaatagataatctgatgttgttgtttttgaaaattagttGTGTAAAATATAAGAAGTAAGTTTTAGAGAAATTTTCGAAAAAGCTAATTCAAATGTTCCCATCTTCTGTAAATAAATTCTCTGGTATGAATTCATTGTAATACACAATCCTTAATAACAAATATGCAGCCATTAAGAACCTAAGCCTAACAACATAATTTTCACACTGTATCATGGCTATGTTCTACCCATGTACGTCTATGATTAATGGAACAAAcccacttcttttttttcttttttcatttcatagGCTATGAAATTCATTCATgcatctcaaaaaacaaaacaaaaattaacaaaacccAGATGGGTTTATGATAAATGGAACGaagaaacttgaaaaagaatgaaaagagtGAAAAGTAGAGAAACCATGAGAGAGTTCCAAGGCAAGTTGGAGCGAAGCTTATTGAAGAGGCCAGTGAGACCCATCTCCGTGATCACCCGATTGTCACTGTCACCGTCGATGATCGTACGGTCAAAGTCAAACACCACAACTGTATCTCCCGCCATCCCGAGCGCCGGAGTTGGATTTTCCCGCTACCAGGTAAAAAGAGCGGGTTTTAGCTTATCTTCACTGTTTGACTTTTTGCTATGAGATttggtaggtttttttttttttttttttttttttttttttttgtaaatttggtAGTTGGATGTGTTGGTTTGATAACAGTGTGTTGTAAGTTATACGAGCCGTTGGATTtgattgatggtttttttttttgttcattaagctaattttgcaaaaatattagTCATGTCACTAAAATTGAAACATAGTAATATTAGagacaaattacaatttatccacctgtatttttatttatttatagaatcCATCAGTAGTTTGAccacttttttttgggtagtttgatcaaaatttaaatatgtaattttactcCACATTTATATCTCTCatttctaaaaacacaaaaaacataaaaatacaagatcaaatagGGTAAAAAAAACAATCCAATGAAACACTTGCATCATGAGATTCAAAATCCACATGtggacaacttaaatttcaatcaaatctTAGAtgggtaaaatgtcaaatttcaaaccatagaTAGATAACTTAAATTTCGGCTAAACCACATATGGATAAGTTATAATTTACCATAATATTAGTTATGTGGCCACTTTTCACCTTTAAAACTTGagtcttttgaagaaaattatgagatgatatatatatatatatattttaatttctaatggaactcaagttttagaaacttgaattcttcacattggaactcaagttccaaaagTGATTACATAACTAATATGTTTCAATTTTGGCCACGTAATTAATATGTTTGCAAAATTAgcttaacaaacaaaaaacaaaacaaaacccaaagaaCAATGTCAAACAGCTTGACAGGAATGCCTTTCTTTTTAGTCCTTTCTAAAATTTACTAGGTAAGAGTGCATTTAGTATTGTGTTTACAACATAGATATCTAAGATCCAAATCCTCTATTCCCaaatattgaattataaaataaatcaaaattccagtgttttaattattattattcggtcccaaaaaaaaaatgcaattattttttatattttctaatgtTTGATAAGATAAGTTGAACATCCCAAAATAATTAGTCCAGTGTGCATACTCacataaataattttgttaatgcTAAATTAGATATagccaagaaaagaaaacaagtcTATTTTCTAAAAGAAtgtttttagattaaaaaaaaaaaaaaaaaaaaaaaaaaaaaaaaaaaaacaaaaaaacaaacaaacattttctattaaactcaaaaacaatgtccaacttaaactcaccTTTAACTAATCGTTAACTTGTGCATTGTTTAATGTAATAAGAATTTTCtctctatattattatttttgtttaaatatgaaatttgataattatgatttttattaaaagtaatTTATTACGAATAAGTTTGTATATAGAACTAAATATTCTACTATTAGTCATTTATTAAGATTGTGTTGGTATATGGATTGCTTTTTCTTTATGATAAATTTGATAGATACAATAAGGGAGAGGATTTGAATCATGATTATTTTCATTAGAAACATTAGGGATTTAGGATATGTCAGTTGAGTTACAAAGCTTCtaacgtgtgtgtgtgtatatatatacatatatatatatattaattaatgagAATAGTGATGTTATGTGGTTTCAAAAACTTGTGTGGAAGATAAGAACCAAGTGAACCATGAaccatgtttttatttttaataattatttagatttagattgagccattgttattattattttttagcctTTTTTACTTGCAATAAGTGGGAGATAGAAGATGAAAACTGGAGAATACAAACAAAGCTCttaacttattattattgttgttactaCTTGAAAGGGAAGGCAGTCAATTGCATGGAACATAAATTTTGTACATGTAATAGACTCGTTTGGGAACTGAAGGTTATTATTTCGTTGCAAGAGCATTAACATACACGTTTTCTTCGTGATAGACTTGAGACCTTAAATAAAAATCGGGGAGTTCCTCTCTGTTATTGATTGCTCGTCATCAGAAATAATCTCAGTCCATTACAGAATTTACAGACACGGCTCAATGATTTCTTTTTGACTACAAATGAATGAATGCAAGACTctccctatatatatatgttctgtAATATTCTTCCTTCTCTATCTACAACCTCTCCAACCAATCTACCCACTATAATTGaatccaaaaaccaaaaacgaACGAAAAATTTGAACATCTTTCGAATCAGACGACTCATATTATGTCCAACTCTACCTCACTCCTGCTTTAAACCTCGAGGGAAACACGGGTCTTTATTAGTTTTgactttcaaacccatgctttCTGGAGAAAGGAGTTCTGGAGAGATGCAAGACGGACTGAGAGGGCTCCTTGGGCTGTCACTGAAGTAGCTTGGCCTATACAAACCGTATCCCATCAAGAAGAATTCCATGGGTATCAACATTGCATGCGGCTGCTCTTCTGTCACCATTGACCCACAAGCCTGGACCTGCATAAACAACACATCCTTTAATATACACAGCCTTTGCAGATTCATGCGCATTTATTCAATTACTTTAGATGTAATGCTAAGCATTGGATTTGGATATTGTGAATAATGTGGAACTCTGGTATCAATGGTAATGATAAAAGAACCGAGGAAGGACAGATCATCGTAATTGGGGCAAGATCGGAGTTCCATTCCACCCCATGGCCATTCTAACCGCATCAATTAGCTGCCCACACTTTGTCACAGGATGCCCGCACTTGCCTTATCAAATCTGTTGCCACCGCCATCCCCTATTACCACCACAGTCGTCTCTACTTCCTCAGTTCATTGTCCCTCACCAAAAATCTGAGTGGATCAAGTTATGGTGATTAAAACTAAATGAGAGACACAAAATTCTGATTTAGAAAATTGCTTGGGTTATCCTCCCAACTAGAGCTGTTCTCTCAAGGAAATTTGAAATTGACAATATGACCTGCCCCCTATCTCACAACACCACTGAATCTGCCATACACTCAATGCCCTCTTACACTCTCAGTTTGGGAAAATTCAGGTTGGCCAACAAATATGagcaaataaaaattctcttcCTTAACAGATTGGGTTCTTTTACTTTCTCCAACAGAAAACGAGAAAATCAAACTATCATTAGGCAGTGCCAAATGTACAATACTTATTAGTGCCTTTAGCTAAAAAAGCAAAACAGAGATAAGTATTAGTGCCCCCTCTCGACCCCCACCTCCGGCCTCTGCCCTTGCCTCCATTGAGAGCTGGTGAGACCTTTGCATTGACAGTCTCATCAATGATTCAAGGTCCATATTCAAGTATCCTTAATATCCATAGAATTACATTATGACAATATAACATTACAATGTTTGTTTCACTAATATATTCCCATAACATTTTAAGAATGTGATTGTGTTCTTTACAATGAATTTCCGAAAATGTACctttgaaattattaaaattttttaaataaaaaaccacaaaataattttttattttttactttcgTTCACTTTCTCATCAACTAAACAACTCAAATACACCTAAAACAAGACAACTTTCTTCCATTTTCTCACCATCCAAACACTTggttttaccaaaaataaacaaaattctGAACCTTTCGATCACTAAAGCTCCATGAATACACACTACAACTTGAATCCACAAAAGCAAATTCAAATTAGATCCATTGTGTAGCACCAAATTCAAATCACCTACATCAATTCCCAACTAAACTATTCTCGACTCATTGATCTGACTCAACTTAGATCCCAACTCCACATCTCTCCGACCTCAAAAATCTCGCTACCAAGTCAAAGCCTCCGTCGGAGAACCACGAATGGCACCGATCTTGCTctttggtttggattttctgGTCTTAAGCTAAGTGGTCGACTTGGTTTGTAGTATGATAGCTTTAGGTTTGAGAACGATCAAACGTCTAGGGTTCCAGTGAGTTCACTCGACTAGATCGGCGAACGA is a genomic window of Quercus lobata isolate SW786 chromosome 2, ValleyOak3.0 Primary Assembly, whole genome shotgun sequence containing:
- the LOC115976141 gene encoding thiamine phosphate phosphatase-like protein isoform X3 — protein: MLEELHSQGKTVEDMAECLKGTPLDQHIIAAIKAAHALGCELRIISDANLFYIETILEHHGVWGCFSRIDTNPSFVNEEGRLRILPFHDLNSTPHGCKLCPPNMCKGLVIDQIQASVSDSGKKRIIYLGDGNGDYCPTLKLGENDFVMPRKNYPLWKHIHGKPKLIKAKVHEWSTGEELERILLHLIDTIPIQDKISSSNTSQSN
- the LOC115976141 gene encoding thiamine phosphate phosphatase-like protein isoform X1, which gives rise to MAGDTVVVFDFDRTIIDGDSDNRVITEMGLTGLFNKLRSNLPWNSLMDRMLEELHSQGKTVEDMAECLKGTPLDQHIIAAIKAAHALGCELRIISDANLFYIETILEHHGVWGCFSRIDTNPSFVNEEGRLRILPFHDLNSTPHGCKLCPPNMCKGLVIDQIQASVSDSGKKRIIYLGDGNGDYCPTLKLGENDFVMPRKNYPLWKHIHGKPKLIKAKVHEWSTGEELERILLHLIDTIPIQDKISSSNTSQSN
- the LOC115976141 gene encoding thiamine phosphate phosphatase-like protein isoform X2, with amino-acid sequence MLRGLKVNLAFKKDRMLEELHSQGKTVEDMAECLKGTPLDQHIIAAIKAAHALGCELRIISDANLFYIETILEHHGVWGCFSRIDTNPSFVNEEGRLRILPFHDLNSTPHGCKLCPPNMCKGLVIDQIQASVSDSGKKRIIYLGDGNGDYCPTLKLGENDFVMPRKNYPLWKHIHGKPKLIKAKVHEWSTGEELERILLHLIDTIPIQDKISSSNTSQSN